A region of the Pseudomonas asiatica genome:
TTGCAGGTGCAGGTGGATGTGTTCGTCGAGAACATGTACCTGGATGGGCGCGAGCGAGCAATTCATGGAGTGTTCAGCTTCGTCGCCATCGACGAGGACAAGCGGCCGGTGCCGGTTTTGCCCCAGGCCTGAGTTCTCCAGTACCGGCCCTTTCGCGGCTAAAGCCGCTCCCACAGGGATCGCACATACCTCGAGGGCGGTGATATCCCTGTGGGAGCGGCTTTAGCCGCGAAGAGGCCAGTACAGACAACAATTATGCTGCTGTGAAACACTAAGCCATCTCCAACACCCAGCAGCCCCGAATGCCCGCCCTAGACCACCCCCTGATCGACCAGTTCCTCGACGCCCTGTGGCTTGAAAAGGGCCTGTCCGACAACACCCGCATGTCCTACCGCAGCGACCTGGCCCTGTTCAACGGCTGGTTGCAGGAACACAGCGTCAGCTTGCCCGACGCCGGCCGCGACCTGATTCTCGACCACCTGGCCTGGCGCCTCGACCAGGGCTACAAGCCACGCTCCACGGCACGCTTCCTGTCCGGCCTGCGCGGCTTCTTCCGCTACCTGCTGCGGGAAAAGCTGGTGGCCATCGACCCGACCCTGCAAGTGGACATGCCGCAACTGGGCAAGCCGCTGCCCAAGTCGTTGTCCGAGGCCGACGTCGAAGCCTTGCTGCAGGCCCCGGACCTGGGCGAAGCCATCGGCCAGCGTGACCGCGCCATGCTCGAAGTGCTTTACGCCTGCGGCCTGCGGGTCACCGAACTGGTCAGCCTGGCCCTCGACCAGGTCAACCTGCGCCAGGGCGTGCTGCGGGTGATGGGCAAGGGCAGCAAGGAGCGCCTGGTGCCCATGGGCGAAGAGGCGGTGGTGTGGCTGCAACGCTACCTGCGCGATGGCCGCGCCGAACTGCTCAATGGCCGCCCCAGCGATGTCTTGTTCCCCAGCCAGCGTGGCGAGCAGATGACCCGCCAGACCTTCTGGCATCGCATCAAGCACCATGCCCGGGTCGCCGGCATCGACAAACCGCTGTCGCCGCACACCCTGCGCCATGCCTTCGCTACTCATCTGCTCAACCATGGCGCCGACCTGCGCGTGGTACAGATGCTGCTGGGCCACAGTGACCTGTCGACCACGCAGATCTATACCCATGTCGCCAAGGCCCGCCTGCAGCAATTGCACGCCCAGCACCACCCGCGTGGATGAATGTTTTTCATGTTCCGCCGACCGGTCCTTGCAAGGCCCTTCACCGGCGGTGTGATGTGGTAGGCTTGGGCGGTTTGCACCAAGGGCCGCACGGTCACCGCGTATTTTCCGCAGGTGGCGCCCTCCGGCCCCTGTCCGCCTTCAGGAGTTCCCATGCGCGTGACCCAGTTTTTCGCCGCCGCCGCGTTGGCGCTGGCCAGTACCTTTGCCGTTGCTGCGGCAACCGACAGCAATGCCACCGCCGAGCAGGCCATCCGTAAGTCGTTGCAGAACCTCGAGCTGGAAGTGCCCGTCGAAAGCGTGGCCAGCAGCCCGGTCAGCGGCCTGTATGAAGTCAAGCTGCAGGGCGGCCGCGTGCTTTATGCCAGCGGCGACGGCCAGTTCGTGATGCAGGGCTACCTGTTCCAGATCCAGGACGGCAAGCCGGTCAACCTCACCGAGAAGACCGAGCGCCTGGGCATTGCCAAGCTCATCAACGGCATTCCAGCCGCCGAGATGGTGGTTTATCCTGCCAAGGGCGAGACCAAGTCGCACATCACGGTATTCACCGACACCACCTGCCCGTACTGCCACAAGCTGCACGCCGAGGTGCCCGAGCTCAACCGCCGCGGTATCGAAGTGCGCTATGTCGCCTTCCCGCGTCAGGGCCTCGGTTCGCCGGGTGACCAGCAGTTGCAGGCCGTCTGGTGTTCCAGCGACCGCCGTGCGGCGATGGACAAGATGGTCGAGGGTGAGGAAATCAAGGCTGCCAAGTGCGCCAACCCGGTCAGCAAGCAGTTCCAGCTGGGCCAGTCGATCGGCGTCAACGGCACGCCGGCGATCGTCCTTGAAAGCGGCCAGGTCATTCCGGGCTACCAGCCGGCACCGCAGGTCGCCAAGCTGGCACTGGCCAAGTAATCCAATTCAGTACGCCGTCGTCATGGGGTGACGGCATGTTTCACGGTCGGCATAGGTGTCGGCCGTTCAATGGGGAGTTCACAGTGAAACCGGTCAAAGTAGGCATCTGTGGGTTGGGGACCGTCGGTGGCGGAACCTTCAATGTACTTCAGCGCAACGCCGAGGAGATCGCCCGCCGTGCCGGGCGCGGTATTGAAGTGGCACAGATTGCCATGCGCTCGCAGAACCCGAACTGCCAGATTACCGGTACCCCCATTACCGCTGATGTGTTCGAAGTTGCGAGCAACCCGGAGATCGACATTGTCATCGAGCTGATCGGTGGCTACACCGTGGCCCGCGAGCTGGTGCTCAAGGCCATCGAAAACGGCAAGCACGTGGTCACCGCCAACAAGGCGCTGATTGCCGTGCACGGCAACGAAATCTTCGCCAAGGCCCGCGAGAAGGGCGTGATCGTCGCCTTCGAAGCGGCCGTGGCCGGTGGCATCCCGGTGATCAAGGCCATCCGCGAAGGCCTGTCGGCCAACCACATCAACTGGCTGGCCGGCATCATCAACGGCACCGGCAACTTCATCCTCACCGAAATGCGTGAGAAGGGCCGTGCCTTCCCGGACGTGCTGGCCGAAGCCCAGGCGCTGGGTTACGCCGAAGCCGACCCGACTTTCGACGTTGAAGGCATCGATGCCGCGCACAAGTTGACCATCCTGGCCTCGATCGCTTTCGGCATCCCGCTGCAATTCGACAAGGCCTACACCGAAGGCATCACCCAGCTGACCACTGCTGACGTGAATTATGCCGAGGCCCTGGGCTACCGCATCAAGCACCTGGGTGTGGCCCGCCGCACTGCCGAAGGTATCGAGCTGCGCGTACACCCGACGCTGATCCCGGCCGACCGCCTGATCGCCAACGTCAACGGCGTGATGAACGCCGTCATGGTCAACGGCGACGCCGCCGGTTCCACCCTGTACTACGGCGCCGGTGCCGGCATGGAGCCTACCGCTTCGTCGGTGGTCGGTGATCTGGTCGATGTGGTCCGTGCCATGACCTCCGACCCGGAAAACCGCGTGCCGCACCTGGCCTTCCAGCCGGATTCGCTGTCGGCCCACCCGATCCTGCCGATCGAGGCCTGTGAAAGCGCCTACTACCTGCGCATCCAGGCCAAGGATCACCCGGGCGTACTGGCCCAGGTGGCCAGCATCCTCTCGGAGCGTGGCATCAACATCGAATCGATCATGCAGAAGGAAGCCGAGGAACAGGACGGCCTGGTGCCGATGATCCTGCTGACCCATCGTGTGGTCGAGCAGCGTATCAACGACGCCATCGTCGCCCTGGAAGCCCTGCAGGACGTGGTCGGCAAGGTCGTGCGCATTCGCGTCGAGCAGCTCAACTAACAATAGTGCCGGCGGGCCGCCAGTGCGGCCCCGGCCCCAGCATCGAAGGTTTGCACCCATGCGCTATATCAGTACCCGCGGCCAGGCTCCGGCCCTCAATTTCGAAGACGTCCTGCTGGCTGGCCTGGCCAGCGACGGCGGCCTGTACGTCCCGGAAAACCTGCCACGCTTCACCCAGGAAGAAATCGCCTCGTGGGCCGGCCTGCCGTACCACGAACTTGCCTTCCGGGTGATGCGCCCGTTCGTCGAAGGCAGCATCGCCGACGCCGACTTCAAGAAGATCCTCGAAGAAACCTACGGCGAGTTCGCCCACGCCGCGGTTGCCCCGCTGCGTCAGCTGAACAGCAACGAGTGGGTGCTGGAGCTGTTCCACGGCCCGACCCTGGCGTTCAAGGACTTCGCCCTGCAACTGCTCGGCCGCCTGCTGGACCACGTGCTGGCCAAGCGCAACGAGCGCGTGGTGATCATTGGCGCCACCAGCGGTGACACCGGTTCCGCCGCCATCGAAGGTTGCCGCCGTTGCGACAACGTCGACATC
Encoded here:
- the xerD gene encoding site-specific tyrosine recombinase XerD; amino-acid sequence: MPALDHPLIDQFLDALWLEKGLSDNTRMSYRSDLALFNGWLQEHSVSLPDAGRDLILDHLAWRLDQGYKPRSTARFLSGLRGFFRYLLREKLVAIDPTLQVDMPQLGKPLPKSLSEADVEALLQAPDLGEAIGQRDRAMLEVLYACGLRVTELVSLALDQVNLRQGVLRVMGKGSKERLVPMGEEAVVWLQRYLRDGRAELLNGRPSDVLFPSQRGEQMTRQTFWHRIKHHARVAGIDKPLSPHTLRHAFATHLLNHGADLRVVQMLLGHSDLSTTQIYTHVAKARLQQLHAQHHPRG
- a CDS encoding thioredoxin fold domain-containing protein: MRVTQFFAAAALALASTFAVAAATDSNATAEQAIRKSLQNLELEVPVESVASSPVSGLYEVKLQGGRVLYASGDGQFVMQGYLFQIQDGKPVNLTEKTERLGIAKLINGIPAAEMVVYPAKGETKSHITVFTDTTCPYCHKLHAEVPELNRRGIEVRYVAFPRQGLGSPGDQQLQAVWCSSDRRAAMDKMVEGEEIKAAKCANPVSKQFQLGQSIGVNGTPAIVLESGQVIPGYQPAPQVAKLALAK
- a CDS encoding homoserine dehydrogenase, with the protein product MKPVKVGICGLGTVGGGTFNVLQRNAEEIARRAGRGIEVAQIAMRSQNPNCQITGTPITADVFEVASNPEIDIVIELIGGYTVARELVLKAIENGKHVVTANKALIAVHGNEIFAKAREKGVIVAFEAAVAGGIPVIKAIREGLSANHINWLAGIINGTGNFILTEMREKGRAFPDVLAEAQALGYAEADPTFDVEGIDAAHKLTILASIAFGIPLQFDKAYTEGITQLTTADVNYAEALGYRIKHLGVARRTAEGIELRVHPTLIPADRLIANVNGVMNAVMVNGDAAGSTLYYGAGAGMEPTASSVVGDLVDVVRAMTSDPENRVPHLAFQPDSLSAHPILPIEACESAYYLRIQAKDHPGVLAQVASILSERGINIESIMQKEAEEQDGLVPMILLTHRVVEQRINDAIVALEALQDVVGKVVRIRVEQLN